GCCTTAGCCTAAGAAGAAGGTTTTTAGGCCGGAGGTGGGGATTTTTGGGGAGTGTTGATCAGTTACACAACTCAGAGTGAGCTTCTGGTATTGTTTTGTGCGGCCATGATCATCACTGCATATATacatatgacatacttgcacaTAGAATGTGGTGAGAGGGAGAAGAGGGTCGAAGACCTTACTAGTACGTTGACTTTGGCTTACGTTCACGTAAAAATTCACccgataatatttttgaaaattgaatgataagatttttttaattaaaaaataaaaattgaattaaaaaatctataaaatctAAATCCAATGTCATATTGATCACAGCAAGCTCGTCCCTTTTTAATTTGTCCAAGAGGTTATTTTCAAACGTGAAAATTtaaccttatatatataattaaaagcccacattaattacattaatatttgCTAGCACGTACAAATTTGCAATTGACTCTGACTTAAGTGGAAAACACTAAAGTCACAGCTGCTGGCTCCTGTTAGGGGTTATTGTtggttaactttttttttattttttttaaagattaagaaaaaattatttaaaattattataaattttttatattttttaaaaatatttaaaactgatttgaaaaatacaaacaatttttttttttcacttaacgGTAGCTCCCAGTGATGCTGGAGCACCGAGATTAACAttataaaatgagttttgttacatataagcaaagtcgcgtactaatttgcgtatcaatactgattatttcatacttaaaagttaaattaatactgttttcaatcaaatctactttttgaccaatcacactAAATTAGTGCATATATTAGTGTACAAGTGTATTTACAACTAGacttttctttataaaatttcCACGTCATGATGTCCTTTCGATCACATCGATCAACTTCAATGTACAAACACAATTTTTCCTAAACATGGCCTGCCACGTGTAGAATACGGTCCACACTGACGAAGACAtatcttctttgtttttgtttttaaagtttGAGTACTTCTATATGCAAACACACGGCGCACCACATGCGGACGAAATCTGATGTGGCAACTTAaaataaagaggaaaaaaaaaaagaaaaaaaaaaaagaaagacggAAACAAGAAAAAGTGGGAAATGGAAAAGTATCTTTTTCACCGTTTCATTCGTCCCGTACGTAGTTCTTGCGCGAGAGCTTCCCCGACCAATCACGTACAATTTTCGATGAATCTTCTCCACCATTTTCAGTGTGACGACCAACTCTCTCAtcagttaattttattttcatctatcCGTCACTTTCTCTATTTTAATCCTCAAGTGGTCTCCATTTTTTTGACAGGTTTGAGGTTTCTCAATTGGTCTCTGTTCCAATCTATTTTATACCATTAGAGTACATGGTAATCTCAGAAGGAAAATCTCACGTAGCATTCGAGTTTCAGATGTAAAAATGTGCTTCCCGAAAAggtatttttagttttcttgtttgtttgaaaataagCATGTaactttttaccatttttttacTCTTATATAACGAGGTGGTGTTTTCCTTTACCTTACaaagtgttatttattttggtttacaACCAAACGTAGTGTACATAGCTGCTGATCGAGGAAACCAGTAGAAGAAGGGGGGGTTGAGGCTGCGTTGGTTGGTTTCCTGAAAACAGGGGAGATTGAGGCTAGAGTGAGGGTCGGAAGCTTGTTGGAATAGAAGGTAATTTTTCCTGACTTGGGATTGAGTTGATTAGTCAAGTAGAAAGTAGTGAAATAATCGGCCCTCATATCTcaaaaacattacaaaagtGTTATACAGGGCATTATTAGCAACCAacatctctcttcttttttttttcgaaatatTTCTCCTGTTTTATCCATCCCGGTTCTTCGTCTTAGTTTGGCAAAATGAAAGTGAATGTATTGTTAGAAccaatatttgtgaagtaaCCAATATAACACTGGCTAGCTTAGCACCTATGTTAAGCTCTGTGTTAATGAGGAAACAGGACCAGATTAGCTAGTTGGTTGTTATACTAACATAGACTGGTGACTGCATTAAGGCACCCATCCCATCTCATGCTTATACAACTAGTTGGATATCACGGGACCATCAATCCTATACTAACGTGAGACTGGTGAAGACAATTGCTTAATACACAAGAATTTGTGAAACCATGGTAATTCATGgaaagttctcattccaaaataaagctAGAGTTGAACTCCAATTTGATACATAGTCGAAAGGAGGGAAAAATAGGTTACAATTTGATAAATGAGATGTACGTGcttgctcttcttcttcttctttgccctttttgtttttatttaataattttatttttttatattttgcttaggaaaaaaaaatatagtgtgCATCTATTCATACATACAAGCTCTGTTAATAGAGTTTGCACATTCATCAAACTATGAAAAACTGAACGCGGTCAATAGTAACGTAGAAGacataattttcatatttagtCTTGTACTACTATCTATTTTAGCTAGAACTAGCATGCATATAAACTCTACATATGCAATCATGCATGGTTGTATGTATTAAGTCCTCTTGATAAAAAGTTGCGGCCATATCAATTTAGTTTCTAAATGATACATTATTCTGagcatatataatatctattacTGTATATTGCTACCAATGGGTTTAGGTAATATAAAGCTTATCTCCAaattatttattgcattttatataatttatataagctgatttttaatgtataaatCTATTCTCtagatggagaaagggaaggaGCATGCATCTTCCTCTACACCTCCTACCGCACATCCAGAAATAAATCCTCTGTCCCAGGTAGGAATTTATCGCTTTTCGGCATATTAAGCTTTTATAGCATTATCATTACTGGTTTTGTTCCGTAGTTGGCACGAGTACATCTCTAtttcataatcatttttattttatatgttaggCGATAccaataccattttatccggGTTTGTCAAACTATATGCATGGTTTCCATCCACCAATGCCACATGCGTGGTTACCACCATTTGTGGAGCATCCTGATGCAAACCCATCTACATGGACTAGTCAGGTGAGGATACTTCATTTCTTAAGTACAGTGGttatttttatcaatgtttGTAATCAATTTCGTGGGTGTAATTGCAGGGAAATCCACTGCCCCCATTTCACTCATCAGCTTTCTCTCCGATTGGTGCTCAGTCGACAACTTCAAGCCATGTGGATGAAATCCAACATATATCACCCGAGTCTACTGGAAAAAGTTTGTCGACTGAGCCTTCTATTCATGATACTGTTGAACCCAATGATGCCGATTAGTCCGGGGATAATGTTGAACTCAAAGATGCCGATCAATCCGGGAGTACAAATATTGAAGGGGCCGATATCGTTGAGGAGCCAAAATTGGGAATGGTGTTTAAATCTGAAGAGGAGTTACTTTCTTACTATAAACGATATGGGCAACAATCCGGTTTTGGGATTATGACACAAAGGAGTCATAGGTTTGAGGATGGGAGcattaaatatgtcacattgGGTTGTGCTCGTGGTGGGAAGGCACGAAACCGTACGACAAATGTCGCGAGGCCGCGTCCGACATCAAAGACAGAATGTAAGGCACAGATAAATGTGATGTTTAAAAAAGGGGTGTTGAAGGTGTCGAGTGTTAACAATTCCCATAATCACGGCCTAAGTCCACAAATGTCAAGGTTTTTTCGTtgtaatagagaagtgagcGAGTCTGTTAAAAGAGTGCTAGATATAAATGATCAGGCTGGGATCagaatgaacaagagttttgCCTCTCTTGTACAAGAAGCGTGTGGGTTTGAGAAGTTGCCATTCACTGAAAAAGACTGTCGTAACTATATTGACAAGGCACGCCACCTTCGACTTGGAAAAGGTGGCGCTGGAGCCCTCAGTGAGTACTTTACTCGGATGCAATATAAGAATGACGGGTTCTTTTCACTAATGGATATGGATGATGAAGGGCGGCTGAGGAATGTATTCTGGGCGGATGCACGAAGTAGGGCGGCGtacaaatattttggagatgtcgTCACATTCGACACGACATATTTGACAAACAGATATGGGATACCGTTTGCAccgtttgttggtgtaaaccaccatggccaGTCAATTCTATTGGGGGCTGGATTAATTTCTAGTGAGGATACAGTAACGTTTACATGGTTATTTCAGACTTGGTTGACTTGTATGAATGGTGAAGCTCCCAAGACTATTATCACAGATCAAGATAGAGCCATGAAAAATGTCATTAGTCTCGTTTTTCCAAACAGCCGACACAGATTTtgcttatggcacatcttgaaaaAATTGTCAGAGAAGCTAGGTTCACATGGTGCATACAAAACTggtttgaaaagccagttgctAAATTGTGTGTATGACTCTGACACAATAGAAGAGTTTGAGGGCTCTTGGGAAGTGTTGATTACAAAGTACAACTTGCAGGAGAATGCTTGGTTGAAGAGTTTATATGCTGAGCGTATGTATTGGGCACCGGTGTTCATGAAACAAGttttttgggctggaatgagtacaacccagcgaagcgagagcatgaatACTTTCTTTGACGGGTATGTTCATGCTAAGacaaacttaaaagagtttgtCGATCAGTTCGATAATgcattgaggaagaagattgagaGTGAAAGTGAGGCAGACTTCCAATCATTCAACGTCACAATTCCCGTCGTCTCTCCCTCTCCacttgagaagatttttcaGGGGATATACACTTGCaataaatttagagaagttcaGAAAGAAGTAATAGGGATGCTTGCAACTCTTCCTACTCTACACCGGAAGGATGGTGTAATTGCGACGTAccatgtagaagatgaagtggaTGTTGAGGATTTCATCAAGGAGGTGACCCACACAGTGTACTTTAATGAGGCCgaatgtgaagtgaagtgttcatgtgccttgtttgagatgagagggatactGTGTAGACATGTGTTAGGCATTATGAGAGTTAACAAAGTCCGTTCGGTTCCTGAAAAGTACATACTAGATCGATGGCGGAAAGACATCAAAAGGACATACACTCTTATACGAAGTAGTTATGACTTAGTTGATCAGAGGCCTGAAGTTAGCAGATATTCATGTATCATCAAGAAATGCTATGAAGTAGCCACAAATGCATCTTCATGTGATGAGCACACTGAGGATATGTTAGATAAGTTAGATGCGATGAACTTCGGCTACCGCAAGCACACGACGCTCTCGAAGGTTGTAACTACTGATGCCGACACAATGACAGCTGTGAGTTCTAAGAAAGTATTGACTCCTAATGTAGTCAAAGGAAAAGGTAGACCGCCATCTCttagaaaaaaatcaatgattgAGAAAGTGAAACACACGACGAAGAAGGCTAGTCAAAAAGGAAAGTGTAAACAGGTTAACTAAGTGCACTATTATGAATATTCACacttttatactttttattttactattatagaGCCATGAGAAGTGAGGAAGTGTTTATTCAGTACTTTAACACcatcttttttttatctttgtagCCGCATGGAATACAAGGCGTGGATGTTGGAATgtgcaggaatttatttggACAAGCAGATGTTGGAACAACACAAAATGTTCCAGTTCAGGTGACATTTTCCGGGTTTTCAATGATAggagaattaattttttaagataataCATAAACTTTTATACTTTTCACTAATATTCTACTTATGTATTGTTAGCCGTCACAATACACTACCGAAGTGTTGGACTTTAGTGCAACCGAATTAGGCTTTGCAGTGAATgagactcaagaaagtgtaaatgGTTTTCTTTATGTTTGTCATTCTGTGTAAATGTTCCATAATAAAGTCCTCATGTTGGGTTGATTTTTAAATACTTCTTTATGTTCACAGATGCAAATTGGGTTAGATGGAACCCAGCCGGAATTCATGCATGAGACACAACCGTCACAATAAGTCACTTAATGGGGTTTGTATCTCGAAATTAATGCACTATGTGTAAATTATAATTTGCTCAAATACGTGAGAAGTACCATATTTGCTGTTAATTTATGGGAgctttatatattctttatgtTTAGATTTGGA
This Carya illinoinensis cultivar Pawnee chromosome 11, C.illinoinensisPawnee_v1, whole genome shotgun sequence DNA region includes the following protein-coding sequences:
- the LOC122282495 gene encoding protein FAR1-RELATED SEQUENCE 5-like, giving the protein MVFKSEEELLSYYKRYGQQSGFGIMTQRSHRFEDGSIKYVTLGCARGGKARNRTTNVARPRPTSKTECKAQINVMFKKGVLKVSSVNNSHNHGLSPQMSRFFRCNREVSESVKRVLDINDQAGIRMNKSFASLVQEACGFEKLPFTEKDCRNYIDKARHLRLGKGGAGALSEYFTRMQYKNDGFFSLMDMDDEGRLRNVFWADARSRAAYKYFGDVVTFDTTYLTNRYGIPFAPFVGVNHHGQSILLGAGLISSEDTVTFTWLFQTWLTCMNGEAPKTIITDQDRAMKNVISLVFPNSRHRFCLWHILKKLSEKLGSHGAYKTGLKSQLLNCVYDSDTIEEFEGSWEVLITKYNLQENAWLKSLYAERMYWAPVFMKQVFWAGMSTTQRSESMNTFFDGYVHAKTNLKEFVDQFDNALRKKIESESEADFQSFNVTIPVVSPSPLEKIFQGIYTCNKFREVQKEVIGMLATLPTLHRKDGVIATYHVEDEVDVEDFIKEVTHTVYFNEAECEVKCSCALFEMRGILCRHVLGIMRVNKVRSVPEKYILDRWRKDIKRTYTLIRSSYDLVDQRPEVSRYSCIIKKCYEVATNASSCDEHTEDMLDKLDAMNFGYRKHTTLSKVVTTDADTMTAVSSKKVLTPNVVKGKGRPPSLRKKSMIEKVKHTTKKASQKGKCKQPHGIQGVDVGMCRNLFGQADVGTTQNVPVQPSQYTTEVLDFSATELGFAVNETQESMQIGLDGTQPEFMHETQPSQ